A window of Polypterus senegalus isolate Bchr_013 chromosome 14, ASM1683550v1, whole genome shotgun sequence contains these coding sequences:
- the kiss1ra gene encoding LOW QUALITY PROTEIN: KISS1 receptor a (The sequence of the model RefSeq protein was modified relative to this genomic sequence to represent the inferred CDS: inserted 1 base in 1 codon), with protein MFNITGLHLNFTEGNFSLVNRTEDGSHPHLTDAWLVPLFFALIMLVGLIGNSLVIYVISKHRQMRTATNFYIANLASTDIIFLLCCVPFTATLYPLPSWIFGDFMCKFVAFLQQVTVQATCITLSAMSGDRCYATVYPLKSLRHRTPRVAMIVSICIWIGSFILSTPIIMYQKTQEGYWYGPRTYCIETFPSETHKKVFILYHFLAVYLLPLLTISLCYSFMLKRVGQPVVEPVDNNYQVQLLSERTIAMRSKISKMVVVIVLLFTICWGPIQLFTLFQAFYPKFQANYATYKIKTWANCMSYANSSINPIVYGFMGASFXKSFKKPFLSCSGRKVRDGSMASGTVNAEMKFIATEVTQNEQK; from the exons atgtttaacATCACCGGACTACATTTGAATTTCACCGAAGGAAATTTTTCCTTGGTGAACAGGACAGAGGACGGGTCTCACCCGCACTTGACAGACGCCTGGCTTGTGCCTCTCTTTTTTGCTCTAATTATGCTGGTAGGACTTATCGGAAACTCTTTAGTTATTTACGTCATCTCGAAACACAGGCAGATGCGGACCGCTACCAACTTCTACATAG CAAATTTAGCTTCTACAGACATTATTTTCCTCCTCTGCTGTGTTCCTTTCACGGCTACTCTCTACCCACTCCCAAGTTGGATATTTGGAGATTTTATGTGCAAGTTTGTGGCCTTCCTTCAACAG GTCACAGTTCAAGCTACTTGCATCACACTATCAGCTATGAGCGGAGACCGCTGCTATGCAACAGTTTATCCTTTGAAATCTCTGCGCCATCGAACACCACGAGTAGCCATGATTGTCAGCATTTGTATCTGGATTG gttcttttattttatcaactCCAATTATTATGTATCAGAAGACCCAAGAAGGCTATTGGTATGGACCAAGAACTTACTGCATAGAAACGTTCCCATCAGAAACGCATAAGAAAGTCTTCATTCTGTACCACTTCTTGGCGGTGTATCTGCTCCCACTCCTCACAATCTCTCTCTGCTATTCTTTTATGTTAAAGAGAGTTGGACAACCAGTTGTAGAACCAGTGGACAATAATTACCAG GTACAGCTCCTCTCTGAGAGAACCATTGCCATGCGAAGCAAGATTTCTAAAATGGTAGTTGTAATTGTCTTGCTTTTTACTATCTGCTGGGGTCCAATACAGCTCTTCACTTTGTTTCAAGCTTTCTACCCAAAGTTCCAAGCCAACTATGCCACCTATAAGATAAAGACCTGGGCCAACTGCATGTCATATGCTAATTCTTCTATCAACCCAATTGTGTATGGCTTCATGGGAGCAAGCT GAAAATCATTCAAAAAGCCTTTCCTTTCATGTTCAGGACGTAAGGTTAGAGATGGAAGCATGGCATCAGGAACAGTGAATGCAGAGATGAAATTTATTGCTACAGAAGTCACCCAGAATGAAcagaaataa